The following coding sequences lie in one Sorex araneus isolate mSorAra2 chromosome 4, mSorAra2.pri, whole genome shotgun sequence genomic window:
- the FHL5 gene encoding four and a half LIM domains protein 5 codes for MTTPQFYCQYCTASLLGKKYVLKDNNPYCVSCFDRIFSNYCEECKESIESNSKDLCYKGRHWHERCFNCAKCNHSLVEKPFAAKDERLLCSECYSNECSSKCFHCKKTIMPGSRKMEFKGNYWHETCFVCEHCRQPIGTKPLISKETGNYCVPCFEKEFAHYCSFCKKVITSGGITFRGQPWHKECFLCSGCRKELCEEEFMSRDDFPFCLECYNYLYAKKCAACTKPITGLRGAKFICFQDRQWHSECFNCGKCSVSLVGEGFLTQKKEIFCRKCGSGMNTDI; via the exons ATGACAACTCCACAATTTTATTGTCAATACTGCACAGCATCACTTCTAGGGAAGAAGTATGTACTAAAGGATAACAATCCATACTGTGTTTCCTGCTTTGATCGCATCTTTTCAAACTACTGTGAAGAGTGCAAAGAGTCAATTGAATCAAACTCTAAG GATCTTTGCTATAAAGGCCGACACTGGCATGAAAGATGCTTCAATTGTGCCAAATGCAATCACTCTTTGGTGGAAAAGCCTTTTGCTGCCAAGGATGAgcgcctgctgtgctcagagtgtTATTCTAATGAGTGCTCCTCCAAGTGCTTCCACTGCAAGAAGACCATCATGCCTG GTTCACGAAAAATGGAATTTAAAGGAAATTACTGGCATGAAACCTGTTTTGTATGTGAGCATTGCAGACAACCAATTGGAACTAAACCTTTGATTTCCAAAGAGACTGGCAATTACTGTGTACCATGTTTTGAGAAGGAGTTTGCTCACTACTGCAGTTTCTGTAAAAAG GTGATAACTTCGGGTGGGATAACATTCCGAGGCCAGCCATGGCATAAGGAATGTTTTCTGTGCAGTGGATGTAGAAAAGAGCTCTGCGAAGAAGAGTTTATGTCCAGAGATGATTTTCCATTCTGTCTGGAGTGCTACAACTATCTTTATGCCAAAAAGTGTGCAGCCTGCACAAAACCCATTACCG GTCTCAGAGGTGCCAAGTTTATTTGCTTTCAAGACCGCCAGTGGCACAGTGAATGCTTTAACTGTGGGAAGTGCTCTGTCTCCTTAGTGGGGGAAGGATTCCTGACCCAGAAGAAGGAAATCTTCTGTCGCAAATGTGGTTCTGGGATGAACACTGATATCTAG